One window from the genome of Borreliella burgdorferi B31 encodes:
- a CDS encoding plasmid maintenance protein, translating into MYKSVKEQQEKGIDHACRILILTETIFEINLILENYSQKTLLKKYNENLKNKNLPPSNISTMKKYLKQLEKEIKIIAKFYFKNDQSLIYYKLNYTLEKIWLKLIELFYKELKQFIQKNTTT; encoded by the coding sequence ATGTATAAGTCTGTAAAAGAACAACAAGAAAAAGGAATAGATCATGCATGCAGAATACTTATTCTTACCGAAACAATATTTGAAATAAATTTAATATTAGAAAATTATTCTCAAAAAACTCTACTCAAAAAGTATAACGAAAATCTCAAAAACAAAAATCTACCTCCTAGTAATATATCAACAATGAAAAAATACTTAAAGCAATTAGAAAAAGAAATAAAAATCATAGCAAAATTCTATTTTAAAAACGATCAATCTCTAATTTATTATAAACTTAATTATACCCTAGAAAAAATTTGGTTAAAACTAATAGAATTATTCTACAAAGAATTAAAACAATTTATACAAAAGAACACTACTACTTAA